GAAGGGTGTGGAGGCCGAGGTCCAGCTCAAGGACGGCATCGCCACCCAGATCACCGACGGTGCGCTGATCCGGTAGCTCGCGACGAGCAGAGGCGGTCTTGCCGGAAGCCTGGCTTCCGGCAAGACCGCCTCATTCGGTGACGGGTCAGGGTGTGCGCGTGCCGGTCAGCTGTCGCCGGTGCGGGAGCCCAGGGTGAGATCGACCGTGTGGGTCTTGCCGCCCCGTTCGTAGGTGATCTTGACCTTGTCGCCGGGCTTGTGGGTCCAGATCTCGCCGATCAGCGTGGGCCCGGAGTCGATGACCGAGTCGTCGAGCTTGGTGATGACATCACCGGGCTTGAGGCCGGCCTTGGCCGCGGGGCCGCCCGACTCGACCGAGGCGGAACCCCCGGCGCCCTCGCTGGTGATCTTCGCGCCGCCCGATGAGTCCTCCAGGGAGACGGACGCGCCGATCTTGGCGTAGACGGGCTTGCCGGTCTGGATCAGCTGCTGGGCGACGTACTTGGCCTGGTTGATCGGGATGGCGAAGCCGAGGCCGATCGAGCCGGACTGGCTGGTGCCGCCGAGGCCGCCGCTGCTGCTGGACTGGATCGCGGAGTTGATGCCGATCACGTTGCCCTGGGCGTCCAGCAGCGGGCCGCCCGAGTTGCCCGGGTTGATCGAGGCGTCGGTCTGCAGGGCGCTCATGTACGAGGCGTTCGAGCCGCTGCCGTCGCTGGAGGCGACCGGGCGGTTCTTCGCGCTGATGATGCCTGTGGTGACGGTGTTCGAGAGGCCGAAGGGGGCGCCGATGGCGATCGTGGAGTCGCCGACCGCCACCTGGTCGGAGTTGCCCAGGGTGAGCGGCTTGAGGTCGCTCGGCGCGTTCTTGAGCTTGATCACCGCCACGTCGTAGCCCTGTGCGTGACCCACCACCTCGGCGTCGTACTTCTTGCCGCTCGGGAAGGTCGCGGTGAGCTTGCCGCCGTCGACCGCGTCGGCCACCACGTGGTTGTTGGTGACGATGTGGCCCTGGGTGTCGAAGACGAACCCGGTGCCGGTGCCGCCCTCACCGCTGGTGGACTCCGCCTCGATGGTCACCGTGCTGGGCAGGGCCTTCTGCGCCACGCCCGCGACGGTGCCGGCGTCCCGCTTGACGCTGCCGCCGCTGTCGGAGGCGGAGAGGGTGGTCGAGGAACCGTCGTCGTTGTTCTTGGCCAGGGTGTAGCCGAGACCGCCGCCGATGCCGCCGGCGACCAGTGCGGCCACCAGGACCGCGGCGACGAGGCCACCGCGGCCGTTCTTCGGCTTCGGGGCGGGCTGCTGGTAGGCCGCGCCCCAGACGCCGCCCGCGCCACCGGCACCCTCACCGGCGCCCACGCCGCCGTCGGCGTACAACGGCGTGCCAGGGGCCTGCGGCGGCGGCCACGCGCCCTCGGGGCCGGGGTACTGCGGTGCTCCGCCCGCACCCTCCGCCGAGGCGTACGCCGGAGCATGTCCGGCGTGCACGAGTTCCGGTCCCTGGTGGGCGTCGCCCGGGGTGCTCGGCGGGATCGGAGTGGTGGGGGCGCCCGCGTCGGAGGCGTGGGGCGCCGAAGCCGCGGGAGCGTCCACCGGCACAGGGGGTGCAGACGGGGCCGGGGGTACCGCGGTGCCCTCGTTCTCGGTGCTCACAGCTTCTCTCCTCGGTCCACGGCTGTCGTTGTCGGGTCGCACATGGTCACGCTCGGCCAAAGCCGCTCGGTGTCCGGCGTGCGTCAGCTGTACATGTCCTTTTGTATGCCGTCAGCTTTTCCCATGGGCCGTCAGGGCACCATAAGCGGTCCCTGTGCGTCCATGGCCGTTCTTTATATAGGCCATGTAAGACAAAAGAGGCGCAATCCATACGCCTCCGTTCGCACGCGTACCCCCGTGCGGTGGCACCATGACGCGGTGACCCACGCACGACAGCAGCTGACACAGGTCGTCGCCCACCGAGGAGCCTCGGAAGACGCCCCCGAGCACACCCTGGCCGCGTACCGGAAAGCGATCGAGGACGGCGCGGACGCCCTCGAATGCGATGTACGTCTCACGGCGGACGGCCATCTCGTCTGTGTCCACGACCGCCGAGTCAACCGTACGTCCAACGGTCGCGGCGCCGTCTCGGCCCTGGAGCTCGCCGACCTCGCCGCCCTGGACTTCAGCTCCCGCAGGACCCGGGAGCTGTGGCGCACCCGTGACGAGGAGCCGGACTGGGTGTACCGGCCCGAGGACCGGGAGGACACCTCGGTCCTCACCCTGGAGCGGCTGCTCGAACTCGTCGCCGACGCGGGGCGGCCGGTGAAGCTGGCCATCGAGACCAAGCACCCCACCCGCTGGGCGGGCCAGGTGGAGGAGCGGCTGCTGGCGCTCCTGAAGAGGTTCGGCCTCGACGCCCCCGCCTCGGCCGCCGAGTCCCCGATCAGGGTCATGAGCTTCTCGGCCCGTTCGCTGCATCGCGTGCGTGCGGCCTCGCCGACGCTGCCGACGGTCTATTTGCTCCAGTTCGTCTCGCCCCGGCTGCGGGACGGCCGGCTGCCCGCGGGGGTGCGGATCGCCGGGCCCTCGATCCGGATCGTGCGCAACCACCCCGGGTACATCGAGCGCCTGAAGAAGGCGGGCCACCAGGTGCACGTGTGGACCGTGAACGAGACGGAGGACGTGGACCTCTGCGTGGACCTCGGAGTCGACGCCATCATCACCAACCGCCCCCGCGCGGTGCTCGACCGCCTGGGCCGCTGACGTCGGAACCGTCACAGGGTGTGCCCCGGCGCGTTCGGTGCGTGTTCGATGATGGCGAATGCGTCGGCGGAGGGCGACTGGCCGGTTTCCGGTACAGGCCAATGGGGCATCCACACCGTGGCGTGGGGCGAAGGAGGTCTCGGGGGTGGCGTTGGTGGTGGCACAGGAGGTGCCCACGTCGTCGAGCATGGCCGTACCTCATGGCCCTGCGGGCGTGGGGACAGCGAGGCACCGTATGCGCGTGCAACTGCGCACGGGCGGCGTGGCGGAATCGGTCATCGACGATGCCGTACTCATTCTTTCCGAACTCTTGAGCAACGCTTGCAAACACGGTCGGCCGCTGGGCGACGCCCTGGCCGGGGACGGTGACGTCCGTGCCGCCTGGCGGGTGGAGGCAGGCGGCAGGCTCACGGTCGAGGTGACGGACGGCGGCGGACCCACCCGCCCGGCTCCGGCCACGCCCTCGGTCACCGCGCACGGCGGGCGTGGGCTCAACATCATCACCGCGCTGGCCGACGACTGGGGTGTCAGGGACGATGCCCGGGGCGAGGTCACGGTCTGGGTGATCGTGCACGCGGACGTTCACGATCCGGACGCGGGGCGCCGTCGCGACGACTTCGTGTCGCGGGTCATCGCTCCTTCGGTGTCCGCGATATCCGACCTGGGATTCGCGGACGCGTTCAACGATCTCGACTGAAGGCCCACGCGGGGCCAGGAGATGCCGTCCGGCGGCTGCGGGTTCGACGCGGCTTGTCGTGGCTTGTCGAGGTGGAGCCGCATATGTGACAGCTCCGCGCCCCTGAAACCGCGGGGCGTTGTCCACAGGCTCCCGTCGGCCAAGTCACGAACGGCTAGGCTCCCGCCGTACGAGACGAGCCGTAACCGGGAGACAGCCACGATGGCCAAGAAGCGACCCCAGACGAAGGCCAAGCGCCCGCAGATCACGGAGGGCGAGGTCCCGGTCGTCGGCGCCCGCGAACCCTGCCCCTGTGGCAGTGGCCGCCGCTACAAGGCCTGCCACGGCCGGGCCGCCGCGCAGGCCGCGACCGAGCTGGTGCAGCGTCCGTTCGAGGGGCTGCCGGGCGAGGGCGACTGGGTGGCCCTGCGCGAGCTGGTCCCCGCCGCCACCGTCGAACTGCCCCTGCGGGACGGCCTCCCCGAGGGCGTCCCGTCGGTCACGCTGGCCACGGTGCTGCCGATGGCATGGCCCGCCCTGCGCCGCGACGACGGCTCGGTGCTGCTCGGCCTGCAGAACGACACGGCCTCGGGCGACATCAGCCGCGACCTCGCCGACACCCTGCGGCGCGCGCTGACCGCGCCTGTGG
This is a stretch of genomic DNA from Streptomyces sp. NBC_00285. It encodes these proteins:
- a CDS encoding S1C family serine protease → MSTENEGTAVPPAPSAPPVPVDAPAASAPHASDAGAPTTPIPPSTPGDAHQGPELVHAGHAPAYASAEGAGGAPQYPGPEGAWPPPQAPGTPLYADGGVGAGEGAGGAGGVWGAAYQQPAPKPKNGRGGLVAAVLVAALVAGGIGGGLGYTLAKNNDDGSSTTLSASDSGGSVKRDAGTVAGVAQKALPSTVTIEAESTSGEGGTGTGFVFDTQGHIVTNNHVVADAVDGGKLTATFPSGKKYDAEVVGHAQGYDVAVIKLKNAPSDLKPLTLGNSDQVAVGDSTIAIGAPFGLSNTVTTGIISAKNRPVASSDGSGSNASYMSALQTDASINPGNSGGPLLDAQGNVIGINSAIQSSSSGGLGGTSQSGSIGLGFAIPINQAKYVAQQLIQTGKPVYAKIGASVSLEDSSGGAKITSEGAGGSASVESGGPAAKAGLKPGDVITKLDDSVIDSGPTLIGEIWTHKPGDKVKITYERGGKTHTVDLTLGSRTGDS
- a CDS encoding glycerophosphodiester phosphodiesterase, with product MTHARQQLTQVVAHRGASEDAPEHTLAAYRKAIEDGADALECDVRLTADGHLVCVHDRRVNRTSNGRGAVSALELADLAALDFSSRRTRELWRTRDEEPDWVYRPEDREDTSVLTLERLLELVADAGRPVKLAIETKHPTRWAGQVEERLLALLKRFGLDAPASAAESPIRVMSFSARSLHRVRAASPTLPTVYLLQFVSPRLRDGRLPAGVRIAGPSIRIVRNHPGYIERLKKAGHQVHVWTVNETEDVDLCVDLGVDAIITNRPRAVLDRLGR
- a CDS encoding ATP-binding protein codes for the protein MRRRRATGRFPVQANGASTPWRGAKEVSGVALVVAQEVPTSSSMAVPHGPAGVGTARHRMRVQLRTGGVAESVIDDAVLILSELLSNACKHGRPLGDALAGDGDVRAAWRVEAGGRLTVEVTDGGGPTRPAPATPSVTAHGGRGLNIITALADDWGVRDDARGEVTVWVIVHADVHDPDAGRRRDDFVSRVIAPSVSAISDLGFADAFNDLD